One window of the Crassaminicella thermophila genome contains the following:
- a CDS encoding sigma-54 interaction domain-containing protein: MKKLIIVSMGKTTGDSIGHQIKSLIGRYVTIEKVPIYKVQEVDIACSLVLFTSDVVARMSLKYIKENIPFLIARRIINHNNIEKVISLPVGTEVLLVNDSESSALEAITQLIEIGLDHIKYYPYYPGCSLYPMIETAITPGEVPIVPNFANYVIDIGTRILDIRTIHEIIAKLDIREMLQESLTTSYIKDIVKISRSIDESRKIAKESEKLLEAIFNSVEFGIAYVDRLGRIIRANSKFELIIGKSIKDMIKKKLVEFIHDIESLLEDKKSLITELEGREVLVDMEQVRFDEDLGYLVTLDYTDKILKRDYKVRRNYQKKIKKKLYTFKDYLSVNSEVKEMLKRAEMFSKTDTTILIQGENGTGKEIIAQAVHMNSHRRKNAFIPVNIAAIAPSLLESELFGYEEGAFTGARKGGKPGLFEIANGGTLFIDEIGDAPMDFQVKLLRVLQEKTIRRVGALDEIPIDVRIIAATNKNLLKLMEEGKFREDLFFRLNILPIKTIPLRRRKEDIKHLFIYFINMYFKNVKIETFEDIFEDEVWEFFKNYRWRGNIRELINVVEYLSSIYEGKKFRLSSLPYYMLEDGFESKREILDMHELWILREIENNSGIGRTTLAQLANKQNIYLGEGKIRGIIKKLKERKLIDDKEGKRGCSITKKGIKALENYK; the protein is encoded by the coding sequence ATGAAGAAGCTTATAATAGTTAGCATGGGAAAAACTACAGGGGATAGTATAGGGCATCAGATCAAAAGTCTTATAGGTCGATATGTTACTATAGAGAAAGTCCCAATATACAAGGTACAAGAAGTGGATATAGCTTGTAGTCTAGTACTTTTTACTAGTGATGTAGTTGCGAGGATGTCTTTAAAATATATAAAAGAAAATATTCCTTTTTTGATTGCAAGGAGAATCATAAATCATAATAATATTGAAAAGGTAATTTCCCTCCCGGTGGGGACAGAAGTACTTCTTGTAAATGATAGTGAAAGTTCTGCTTTAGAAGCTATAACACAACTTATAGAAATAGGCCTTGATCATATAAAATACTATCCATACTATCCAGGGTGCAGTTTGTATCCCATGATTGAAACTGCAATAACACCGGGAGAGGTTCCTATTGTGCCTAATTTTGCAAACTATGTAATAGATATAGGAACAAGAATACTTGATATAAGAACCATTCACGAAATTATTGCAAAACTTGATATAAGAGAAATGTTACAGGAAAGTCTTACGACAAGCTACATTAAAGATATTGTTAAAATTTCAAGATCCATAGATGAAAGCAGAAAGATTGCTAAAGAATCTGAAAAGCTTCTTGAAGCAATTTTTAATAGTGTTGAGTTTGGAATAGCTTATGTTGATAGATTAGGAAGAATTATAAGGGCAAATTCCAAATTTGAGTTGATTATAGGAAAAAGCATAAAGGATATGATTAAGAAAAAACTTGTTGAGTTTATACATGACATAGAGAGTTTATTAGAGGATAAAAAATCTTTGATTACGGAGTTAGAAGGAAGAGAAGTTTTAGTAGATATGGAACAAGTTCGTTTTGATGAAGATTTAGGATACCTTGTAACACTAGATTATACAGATAAGATCCTAAAACGTGACTATAAGGTTAGAAGAAATTATCAAAAGAAGATAAAGAAGAAACTTTACACTTTTAAAGATTATTTATCCGTAAATAGTGAAGTAAAGGAAATGCTCAAAAGGGCAGAAATGTTTTCAAAAACGGATACCACGATACTGATTCAAGGAGAAAACGGAACAGGGAAGGAAATCATCGCACAGGCAGTCCATATGAATTCCCACAGAAGAAAAAATGCATTTATTCCTGTAAATATTGCAGCAATAGCCCCAAGTCTTCTTGAAAGTGAGCTTTTTGGATATGAGGAAGGAGCGTTTACTGGTGCACGAAAGGGAGGAAAGCCAGGGCTTTTTGAGATAGCAAATGGAGGAACTTTATTTATAGATGAAATAGGAGATGCACCTATGGATTTTCAAGTGAAGCTTTTGAGAGTTTTGCAGGAAAAAACCATAAGAAGAGTTGGAGCTCTTGATGAAATACCAATTGATGTAAGAATCATAGCAGCTACAAATAAGAATCTGCTAAAACTCATGGAGGAAGGAAAGTTTCGTGAAGATCTTTTCTTTAGACTCAATATTCTACCCATTAAGACCATCCCTCTAAGAAGGAGAAAAGAGGATATAAAACATCTTTTCATATACTTTATAAACATGTACTTTAAAAACGTGAAAATAGAGACTTTTGAAGACATATTTGAAGATGAAGTGTGGGAATTTTTTAAAAATTATAGATGGAGAGGGAATATAAGGGAGCTTATCAATGTAGTAGAATATCTATCATCTATATATGAAGGTAAGAAATTTAGATTATCTTCACTTCCTTATTATATGTTAGAGGATGGATTTGAGAGTAAAAGAGAGATTCTTGATATGCATGAGCTGTGGATCCTTCGAGAGATTGAAAATAACAGTGGGATTGGAAGAACTACTTTGGCACAGCTTGCAAATAAACAGAATATTTATCTTGGCGAGGGGAAAATCAGAGGGATAATTAAAAAATTAAAGGAAAGAAAACTTATTGATGATAAAGAAGGAAAGAGAGGATGTAGTATTACGAAAAAGGGGATAAAGGCTTTAGAAAATTATAAATAG
- the nhaC gene encoding Na+/H+ antiporter NhaC, with translation MGLKENQKKMPTVIQAIIPIVFMIVSLAVGYGYFKLRTEPLLVLSAFVAGIIAMRLGYTWNEMQEAITEKIAKALPATLILWSVGFLIGSWMFSGTVPMIIYYGVQIVNPKFLLVTAFIITAVVSTVTGTSWGSAGTIGVALMGIAGGLGVSLPATAGAVVAGAYFGDKISPLSDTTNLAPIAAGSELYEHIKHMLYTTIPAMIVSLIVYFFVGAGASGNVNTPETVNVMLEQLDAMFHWNFILLLPVLIIIIGSLKKWPTIPTMLGTSLFAVCLGVFVQGFTFKDGFTALVKGFNVSMTGYEGEVIWEVTRLINRGGVVSVTGTTVLIFCAMGFAGIVSRSKMLDVVLELIMSKVKSTSGIIISTIASCFTVAFVTGSSYLSILIPGELFKDVYVQKGLHPKNLSRTLEDSGTVLVPLIPWSAAGAYMTSTLGVSTLEYLPWAVLNYMGIVFAIILAITGFGIARIDYKEGNEQKIIS, from the coding sequence ATGGGTTTGAAGGAAAATCAAAAGAAAATGCCGACAGTCATTCAAGCAATTATTCCTATTGTTTTTATGATTGTATCATTAGCTGTGGGTTATGGGTATTTTAAGCTAAGAACGGAACCACTTCTTGTTCTTTCGGCATTTGTTGCGGGGATTATTGCCATGAGATTAGGGTATACATGGAATGAAATGCAGGAAGCAATTACTGAAAAAATTGCAAAGGCTCTTCCTGCAACGCTAATTCTATGGAGTGTTGGGTTTCTTATTGGATCATGGATGTTTTCTGGAACAGTGCCTATGATTATTTATTATGGTGTGCAAATTGTTAATCCAAAGTTTCTTTTAGTTACAGCTTTTATTATTACTGCCGTTGTGTCTACTGTTACAGGTACTTCGTGGGGATCTGCAGGAACAATTGGTGTTGCACTTATGGGTATAGCAGGAGGCCTTGGGGTTTCACTTCCAGCAACAGCTGGAGCTGTAGTTGCAGGGGCATACTTTGGAGATAAGATATCTCCTCTTTCTGATACTACAAACCTTGCGCCTATAGCTGCAGGAAGTGAACTTTATGAGCATATAAAGCATATGTTATATACTACAATACCAGCAATGATTGTATCGTTAATTGTATATTTTTTTGTTGGAGCAGGGGCTTCAGGAAATGTAAATACACCAGAAACTGTGAATGTAATGCTTGAGCAGCTGGATGCTATGTTTCATTGGAATTTTATTCTTTTATTACCTGTATTAATTATCATAATAGGATCCCTTAAGAAATGGCCTACAATACCAACAATGCTTGGAACAAGTTTGTTTGCAGTATGTCTTGGAGTTTTTGTTCAGGGATTTACTTTTAAAGATGGATTTACAGCCTTGGTAAAGGGTTTTAATGTATCTATGACAGGATATGAAGGAGAAGTTATATGGGAAGTTACAAGACTTATAAATAGAGGAGGAGTAGTTTCTGTTACGGGTACTACGGTACTTATTTTCTGTGCCATGGGATTTGCAGGAATTGTGAGCAGATCTAAAATGCTTGATGTAGTGCTTGAATTGATTATGTCTAAGGTTAAGTCAACATCAGGGATAATTATTTCAACGATTGCATCATGTTTTACAGTAGCGTTTGTAACAGGAAGCTCATATCTTTCAATATTGATTCCTGGAGAGCTTTTTAAGGATGTATATGTACAAAAGGGATTGCATCCAAAGAACCTTTCAAGAACCCTAGAAGATTCTGGAACAGTTTTGGTTCCTCTTATACCATGGTCAGCTGCAGGCGCATATATGACATCAACCCTTGGGGTTTCAACTCTAGAATATCTTCCATGGGCTGTTCTTAACTATATGGGGATAGTATTCGCTATTATACTTGCTATTACTGGTTTCGGAATAGCACGTATTGATTATAAGGAAGGAAATGAGCAAAAAATTATAAGTTAA
- the iadA gene encoding beta-aspartyl-peptidase codes for MILVKNIEVYGPEYLGRKDILISGEKIALIEDKIEISSSRIKTIDGKDKKMVPGFIDQHVHITGGGGEGSFRTRVPEITLSKLTKAGITTVVGLLGTDATTRSVENLVAKAKALKEEGISVYVHTGSYEYPSKTLTDSVKKDIAFIEEVIGAKIAISDHRSSSISNEELARLASDVRVAGMISGKAGILVVHMGNGEKGLQPINEVLKNTDIPIRTIRPTHINRKKELLLEGFEYAKRGGIIDLTCGIYEHLSPGNVIKMAEEEGVPLENITISSDGYGSWSKYDALGNITAIGASDVDSIYNEFKTMVQKLGFDLEKALKFLTSNVSKVLNLYPKKGTIKEDSDADVLILDESLQIQTVIAKGKLMIDKGEICVKGTYE; via the coding sequence ATGATTTTGGTAAAAAATATAGAAGTTTATGGACCAGAATATTTAGGGAGAAAAGATATCCTTATAAGTGGAGAAAAAATAGCCCTTATTGAAGATAAAATAGAAATTTCAAGCAGCAGAATAAAGACGATTGATGGAAAAGATAAAAAAATGGTTCCCGGTTTTATAGATCAGCATGTACATATTACAGGAGGTGGAGGAGAAGGAAGCTTTAGAACAAGAGTGCCGGAAATAACTCTTTCAAAGCTTACAAAAGCAGGAATTACAACGGTAGTGGGGCTTTTAGGAACAGATGCTACTACAAGAAGTGTTGAAAATCTTGTAGCAAAAGCGAAGGCTCTTAAAGAAGAAGGGATATCTGTTTATGTTCATACAGGATCTTATGAATATCCAAGCAAAACGCTTACAGATTCTGTTAAAAAAGATATTGCATTTATAGAAGAAGTAATTGGAGCGAAGATAGCTATTTCAGATCATAGATCATCAAGTATTAGCAATGAGGAACTAGCAAGGCTTGCTTCTGATGTAAGAGTAGCTGGAATGATATCTGGAAAAGCAGGCATTCTTGTGGTTCATATGGGAAATGGAGAAAAGGGATTGCAACCTATAAATGAAGTTCTTAAAAATACGGATATTCCGATTAGAACTATAAGGCCTACTCATATAAATAGAAAAAAAGAACTTCTTTTAGAAGGGTTTGAATATGCTAAAAGGGGAGGAATCATCGACCTTACTTGTGGAATATATGAACATTTAAGTCCAGGAAATGTGATAAAGATGGCTGAGGAAGAAGGTGTCCCCCTTGAAAATATTACCATAAGCTCTGATGGGTATGGAAGTTGGTCAAAATATGATGCTTTAGGGAATATCACTGCAATAGGAGCTTCTGATGTGGATAGTATATACAATGAGTTTAAAACGATGGTTCAAAAGCTTGGGTTTGATCTTGAAAAGGCACTGAAGTTTTTGACATCAAATGTATCAAAAGTCTTAAATCTTTATCCTAAGAAAGGAACGATCAAGGAAGATTCAGATGCAGATGTGCTTATACTTGATGAAAGCCTACAGATTCAAACTGTTATAGCAAAGGGAAAATTGATGATTGATAAAGGAGAAATATGTGTCAAAGGAACATATGAATAA
- the tadA gene encoding tRNA adenosine(34) deaminase TadA, producing MEQTYMKEALIEAQKAMQLEEVPIGAVIVKNGEIIARAHNLRETEKDPTAHAEILAIRKASQVLGGWRLMGCDLYVTVEPCPMCAGAIMLARIDRLIIGTMDPKGGAAGSILNIPENDKFNHKTEVVRGILQEECSAIMKEFFKLLRSKKKS from the coding sequence ATGGAACAAACTTATATGAAGGAGGCCCTTATAGAAGCGCAAAAAGCAATGCAACTAGAAGAAGTGCCTATTGGGGCAGTAATTGTAAAGAATGGAGAAATAATTGCAAGGGCTCATAATTTAAGAGAAACTGAAAAAGATCCCACTGCTCATGCAGAAATTTTAGCGATTCGTAAAGCCTCTCAAGTATTAGGAGGATGGAGGTTAATGGGATGTGATTTGTATGTTACGGTAGAGCCTTGTCCTATGTGTGCAGGAGCTATTATGCTAGCAAGAATTGACAGACTTATAATAGGAACTATGGATCCAAAAGGCGGTGCTGCAGGATCAATTCTTAATATACCTGAAAATGATAAATTTAATCATAAAACAGAGGTTGTAAGGGGGATTTTACAAGAGGAATGCTCTGCTATTATGAAGGAATTTTTTAAATTGCTGAGAAGTAAGAAAAAGTCTTAA
- a CDS encoding ZIP family metal transporter — MWKAAFWGGLAGSAVFIGSCIGIYFNIKKNIIGLIMAFGTGVLMGAASFELLSESIKDGSILTIIIGFVAGATLFTIFDLMIAHKGGNKRKRSSENPKGHSGLAIFIGTLMDAIPESMIIGISLIESQSVSWLLVIAIFISNLPEGLSSSIGLKKDGYSNYKILSLWLAVLILSLCSSLAGFVFLQDASNEFIAAIQAFAAGGIVAMVSSTMMPEAYEEGGPIVGLIAALGLLISLILTNME, encoded by the coding sequence ATGTGGAAAGCAGCATTTTGGGGAGGCCTTGCTGGATCTGCAGTATTTATCGGATCCTGCATAGGAATATATTTTAATATAAAGAAAAATATTATAGGCCTTATTATGGCCTTCGGTACTGGAGTATTAATGGGTGCCGCTTCTTTTGAACTTCTTAGTGAATCTATTAAAGATGGAAGCATCCTTACTATAATAATTGGTTTCGTTGCTGGAGCCACACTATTTACAATTTTTGATTTAATGATTGCACACAAAGGTGGAAATAAACGAAAACGGTCATCTGAAAATCCTAAAGGACATTCAGGATTGGCAATTTTTATTGGAACCTTAATGGATGCCATACCTGAATCAATGATTATTGGAATTAGTCTAATTGAAAGCCAAAGCGTGAGCTGGCTTTTAGTTATTGCTATATTCATAAGCAACTTACCAGAAGGTTTATCAAGCAGTATTGGACTAAAGAAAGATGGCTACTCAAACTATAAAATCCTTTCTTTATGGTTAGCTGTTTTAATTCTTTCATTATGCAGCTCTTTAGCAGGTTTTGTCTTTTTACAAGATGCGTCTAATGAATTCATTGCTGCTATTCAAGCATTTGCTGCAGGTGGAATTGTTGCAATGGTTTCATCAACCATGATGCCAGAAGCATATGAAGAAGGAGGTCCTATAGTTGGTCTTATAGCAGCACTCGGACTATTAATATCTTTAATTCTTACAAATATGGAATAA
- a CDS encoding ComEC/Rec2 family competence protein, whose protein sequence is MRKLNKKALKTYFFIFVMLLSFFVFLTACSKNKTVETMSNVRNDLEVHFMDVGQADAIFIKKGQNTMLIDAGNNEDADWVVNYLKNQGIKKIDYVIGTHPHEDHIGGLDAVINSFDIGKVYMPKVTHTSKTFKDVIHAVKNKGLKISNPVVGSKIALGDAKGVILAPNSDKYKDYNNYSIVLKLTYGNTSFLFTGDAEGLSEKEMIDKGLNLSADVLKVGHHGSNSSTTLSFLNKVNPEYAVIMTGTDNDYGHPHKETMDKLKNKGIIVYRTDQNGTIVAISDGEHIKFNTNPGNYRIGRKSNTYVDEYGKGMIKGNINSKGERIYHMPDGAYYNKVKAEIWFKTEKEAKEAGFRKSKK, encoded by the coding sequence GTGAGAAAATTGAATAAAAAAGCTTTGAAAACTTATTTTTTTATTTTTGTAATGCTATTATCTTTTTTTGTATTTTTGACAGCTTGTTCAAAAAATAAAACTGTAGAAACAATGAGTAATGTTAGAAATGATTTGGAAGTTCATTTTATGGATGTAGGACAAGCAGATGCTATATTTATTAAAAAAGGACAAAATACAATGCTTATTGATGCAGGGAATAATGAAGATGCTGACTGGGTAGTAAATTATTTAAAGAATCAAGGAATTAAAAAAATAGATTATGTAATTGGAACACATCCGCATGAGGACCATATAGGAGGATTAGATGCAGTTATTAATTCTTTTGACATAGGAAAAGTATATATGCCTAAGGTTACCCATACGAGTAAAACCTTCAAAGATGTAATCCATGCAGTAAAAAATAAAGGACTTAAGATTTCTAATCCAGTGGTAGGGAGTAAAATAGCATTAGGAGATGCAAAAGGGGTAATCCTTGCGCCAAATAGCGACAAATATAAAGATTATAATAATTATTCTATTGTTTTAAAACTTACATACGGTAATACATCATTTTTATTTACTGGAGATGCAGAAGGCCTTTCAGAAAAGGAAATGATAGATAAAGGACTAAATTTATCAGCAGATGTGTTAAAAGTGGGACATCATGGAAGTAATTCTTCCACCACACTGTCATTTTTAAACAAAGTAAATCCAGAATATGCTGTGATCATGACAGGGACGGATAATGATTATGGGCATCCTCATAAAGAAACAATGGATAAATTGAAAAATAAAGGAATCATTGTATATAGAACAGATCAAAATGGAACGATTGTTGCTATTAGTGATGGAGAACATATAAAATTTAATACTAATCCAGGGAATTATCGAATCGGAAGAAAATCTAATACATATGTTGATGAATATGGAAAAGGGATGATAAAAGGGAATATAAATAGTAAAGGAGAAAGAATTTATCATATGCCTGATGGAGCTTATTATAACAAAGTGAAAGCAGAAATTTGGTTCAAAACGGAAAAAGAAGCAAAAGAAGCAGGATTTAGAAAATCAAAAAAGTAG
- a CDS encoding DUF3006 domain-containing protein, with protein MRVIIDRFEGDYALCEKEDKKIIHIKREKIPTYAREGDALWIDKDKVIVDEYETKKRKREIEEMIEDLWE; from the coding sequence ATGCGTGTAATCATAGACCGGTTTGAAGGAGACTATGCTTTGTGTGAAAAGGAAGACAAAAAAATAATTCATATTAAAAGAGAAAAAATTCCTACCTATGCAAGGGAAGGAGATGCATTGTGGATAGATAAAGATAAAGTTATCGTTGATGAATATGAAACGAAAAAAAGAAAAAGAGAAATAGAGGAAATGATTGAAGATTTGTGGGAGTAG
- a CDS encoding sigma-54 interaction domain-containing protein produces the protein MNKKKIGVATLYTNAAEFYCKQIESLFSDYVTVEKYCFDDRSIEKGIQCDLVVILSYTIFDAVKKYIQNDSEIIIMNRSLSNIGFEKIKSLPEGTKAMLVNVSAEMAIETISLIYQLGLRHIALTPVYPEIKELPDMDIAITPGEEKYVPNTVKKVINIGDRVLDMSCITDIAVKLGLDHMLITQKFRDYFKSIVPVSFGLEKILGNSNRLESYLDVLLQILDEGIIGVNAKGMIYSYNESAENIMSFRREKVIGSYAVDLFPQIPFDTVLSSFQSEKEKIIKINGYDVVVTVHPIVHLNTLYGAVAIVRKFSDIEKKQHKLRAQLIHKGHRAKYQFKDILGNSKSIHKCKNIAMRMAKSDSSVLIMGESGTGKELFAQAIHNYSRRKNYQFVAINCAALPENLLESELFGYEEGAFTGAKKGGKIGLFELAHMGTLFLDEIGELSINLQARLLRVLQERAVMRIGGDRLINVDVRIISATNRDLKKLVKEGLFRQDLYFRLNVLPLRIPPLRERKEDILPLIIQMKKQFHGNFELTPKAVEKFLQHNWEGNVRELSNYIEYLAHLGEKEIDDMKLPFGDEEAFEDVFLDDDEKQIIERFRIKFLNQMDTYIFVLKELENGYRDRKRLGRRSIYQIASQKGLFLSEQEIRRILIDLESYNMVEIFKGRGGTKITDFGKRVLKYLTMG, from the coding sequence TTGAACAAAAAGAAGATTGGTGTAGCTACCCTTTATACAAATGCTGCAGAATTTTATTGTAAACAAATAGAAAGTTTATTTTCAGATTATGTTACGGTAGAAAAATATTGTTTTGACGATAGAAGTATTGAAAAAGGAATACAATGTGATTTGGTAGTGATTCTTTCTTATACTATTTTTGATGCTGTAAAAAAGTATATTCAAAACGATAGTGAAATTATTATTATGAATCGATCACTATCGAATATAGGATTTGAAAAAATTAAATCTCTTCCGGAAGGAACAAAAGCTATGCTTGTGAATGTAAGTGCTGAAATGGCCATAGAAACCATTTCTTTAATTTATCAATTAGGCTTAAGACATATAGCACTTACTCCTGTATATCCTGAAATAAAAGAATTGCCAGATATGGATATTGCTATTACACCAGGGGAAGAAAAATATGTTCCGAATACAGTAAAAAAAGTAATTAATATAGGAGATAGAGTTTTAGATATGAGTTGTATTACGGATATTGCCGTAAAATTAGGCTTAGATCATATGCTTATAACACAAAAATTTAGGGATTATTTTAAAAGCATTGTACCCGTGAGCTTTGGCCTAGAAAAGATATTGGGAAATTCAAATCGATTGGAAAGTTATTTAGATGTTTTGTTGCAGATATTAGACGAAGGAATCATAGGGGTCAATGCAAAAGGTATGATTTATTCATATAATGAAAGCGCAGAAAATATTATGTCTTTTCGACGAGAAAAAGTTATTGGAAGTTATGCTGTGGATTTGTTTCCACAGATTCCTTTTGATACGGTTTTAAGCAGTTTTCAATCAGAGAAAGAGAAAATTATAAAAATCAATGGATATGATGTTGTTGTTACGGTTCATCCTATTGTGCATTTGAATACGTTATATGGTGCAGTTGCTATAGTGAGAAAATTTAGTGATATAGAAAAAAAGCAGCATAAATTAAGAGCACAATTGATTCATAAAGGGCATCGAGCAAAATATCAATTTAAAGATATATTAGGGAATAGCAAATCAATCCATAAGTGCAAAAATATTGCAATGAGAATGGCAAAATCAGATTCTTCTGTATTGATTATGGGTGAGAGTGGTACAGGTAAGGAACTGTTTGCACAAGCTATACATAATTATTCTAGGAGAAAAAATTATCAATTTGTAGCGATAAATTGTGCAGCTTTACCAGAAAACTTACTTGAAAGTGAATTGTTTGGATATGAAGAAGGTGCTTTTACAGGTGCTAAAAAGGGAGGAAAGATAGGTCTTTTTGAATTAGCACATATGGGAACATTATTTTTAGATGAGATTGGAGAACTTTCTATTAATTTGCAAGCACGTCTTTTGAGGGTATTGCAAGAAAGGGCAGTTATGAGAATCGGTGGAGATCGGTTAATTAATGTGGATGTAAGAATCATATCTGCAACCAATCGAGATTTAAAGAAGCTGGTAAAAGAAGGACTGTTTAGACAGGATTTATATTTTCGATTAAATGTTTTACCTCTTAGGATTCCTCCTTTGAGAGAGAGAAAAGAAGATATATTGCCACTTATTATACAAATGAAAAAGCAATTTCATGGGAACTTTGAACTTACGCCAAAAGCTGTAGAAAAATTTTTACAGCATAATTGGGAAGGAAACGTAAGAGAGTTGAGTAATTATATAGAGTATCTTGCACATCTTGGAGAAAAAGAGATTGATGATATGAAACTGCCATTTGGGGATGAAGAAGCTTTTGAGGACGTTTTTTTAGATGATGATGAAAAACAAATAATAGAAAGATTTCGAATAAAGTTTTTAAATCAGATGGATACATATATATTTGTTCTTAAAGAATTAGAAAATGGCTACAGGGATAGAAAAAGACTTGGAAGAAGAAGCATCTATCAGATTGCTAGTCAAAAAGGGTTATTTCTTAGTGAACAAGAGATTCGAAGAATTTTGATTGACTTAGAAAGTTATAATATGGTAGAGATCTTTAAAGGTAGAGGAGGAACCAAAATAACTGATTTTGGAAAACGTGTATTAAAATATTTAACAATGGGTTAA
- a CDS encoding gamma-glutamyl-gamma-aminobutyrate hydrolase family protein, translated as MRPMIGITTYYVKNHEGHKNKPRGMAGQDMLMSTMDYSRCIQKADGIPLTIPVIDAEWYMDELVDRLDGFLFTGGPDIYPIHYHQPLKTGVGRIVPERDAFELKLMKKVLEKDKPILGICRGFQLINVYFGGTLYQDLYTEKITSMKHVGDVLPKYYPAHKVRLKENSKVFEAFDKNEIFVNSFHHQAVEKIGEGLIETGWSEDGIVEGLEHKNYSFVVGVQWHPEMMAEIYDEQLSIFKLFINAIKNK; from the coding sequence ATGAGACCAATGATTGGGATCACGACTTATTATGTAAAGAATCATGAAGGACATAAAAACAAACCAAGAGGAATGGCTGGCCAAGACATGTTGATGTCAACGATGGATTATTCAAGATGTATACAAAAGGCAGATGGAATTCCCTTAACAATTCCTGTTATTGATGCTGAATGGTATATGGATGAATTGGTAGATCGATTAGATGGATTTTTATTTACAGGGGGACCAGATATATATCCAATACATTATCATCAACCGCTAAAAACAGGGGTTGGGAGAATTGTGCCTGAGCGAGATGCTTTTGAATTGAAGTTAATGAAAAAGGTTTTAGAAAAAGATAAGCCAATTTTAGGAATATGCAGAGGATTTCAATTGATTAATGTTTATTTTGGAGGGACATTATATCAGGATCTTTATACGGAAAAAATTACAAGCATGAAACATGTTGGAGATGTACTGCCAAAATATTATCCAGCCCATAAAGTAAGGCTTAAGGAAAATAGTAAGGTTTTTGAGGCGTTTGATAAAAATGAAATATTTGTAAACAGTTTTCATCATCAGGCTGTTGAAAAAATTGGCGAAGGGCTTATAGAGACTGGGTGGTCTGAAGATGGTATTGTAGAGGGATTAGAGCATAAAAATTATTCATTTGTTGTTGGGGTGCAATGGCATCCAGAAATGATGGCTGAAATATATGATGAACAATTAAGTATATTTAAGTTATTTATAAATGCAATAAAAAACAAATAA